In Papaver somniferum cultivar HN1 chromosome 1, ASM357369v1, whole genome shotgun sequence, a genomic segment contains:
- the LOC113278247 gene encoding uncharacterized protein LOC113278247 isoform X1: MANPAVVTHDVHYTVVDIKKQRVSCNYCGKEIQGSSRLKEHLGGVPPDVLPCLEVPEDVKVQMKNDVMERRKAYANSKFLKSLQSHSLQKRKSSSNNPSNQKDNLQLSRTRKHCTTIVSGIRKKDEKAQSLISPEKLNAQNTGMIEKQDEDKSSRKIQRCIGRFFFENGIDFIAASSPTFQEMIHAFVGRGSALYKVPSCNDLKGWILQEELKASQEYVREVVHSWGSTGCSILLDGWMDGKGRNLINFLIDSPRGPIFMKSADVSDILGDVVAMITLLTGVIEEVGVQNVVQIVSYTTLGSLSTVGKKLTEKYGTISWTVCASHCIGLILEKIGLLDPWRGVLDKAKDITKFIYTHETVLKLMKKHTSGVELVSSRRIRSLMPFLILERIGSQKNNLKIMFSSLEWKSSALASTADGTHVTDLVTGVSSFWTEAQMLLKGSLPLIRALHLISGGDSKPQLGYIYETMDQVKETIKEEYGDEKTKYQPFWTAIDGIWNNQLHNPIHSAACILNPSLLYSSEDVDEDNEIKDGLSRCIEGMVKDNRARYLILLQLDDYLVAKGAFGEAVATDQRTKLSPVKWWSLYGGQCPELQSFAMRILSQTCTGASRYGLKRSLSEQLHMNGRNPVEQKQLTDLTFVHHNLRLQNAVSISITDYRDIFLEEMDPLDEWVGGGDVERVSSLAKW, translated from the exons ATGGCTAACCCGGCAGTGGTTACACACGACGTTCACTATACAGTTGTGGATATAAAAAAACAGCGAGTTAGCTGCAATTATTGTGGAAAGGAGATACAAGGTTCTTCTCGTCTTAAGGAACACTTGGGAGGAGTACCTCCTGATGTATTACCTTGTCTCGAAGTTCCAGAGGATGTGAAGGTACAAATGAAAAATGACGTAATGGAAAGAAGGAAAGCATATGCTAACAGCAAATTTCTTAAATCGCTCCAGTCGCATTCTCTACAGAAGAGGAAGTCCAGCTCCAACAACCCCAGTAACCAAAAAGACAACCTACAATTGTCAAGGACCAGAAAGCACTGCACTACAATTGTGTCTGGAATAAGAAAGAAAGATGAGAAGGCACAGAGTTTGATTTCCCCCGAAAAGTTGAATGCACAGAACACAGggatgattgaaaaacaagatgAAGATAAGTCATCCAGGAAAATCCAAAGGTGTATAGGCAGATTCTTTTTTGAAAATGGTATAGACTTTATTGCTGCAAGCTCGCCAACTTTCCAGGAAATGATACATGCTTTTGTTGGACGTGGATCAGCGTTGTATAAGGTGCCTAGTTGTAATGATCTCAAGGGGTGGATTCTGCAGGAAGAACTGAAGGCATCACAAGAGTATGTGCGAGAAGTTGTGCACTCATGGGGAAGCACTGGATGTAGTATATTGCTGGATGGGTGGATGGATGGGAAAGGGAGAAATTTGATTAATTTTCTGATTGATAGCCCACGGGGTCCCATATTTATGAAATCTGCTGATGTGTCAGATATTTTAGGAGATGTGGTTGCCATGATCACATTGTTAACTGGTGTTATTGAGGAGGTTGGGGTGCAGAATGTTGTTCAGATTGTTTCATATACTACTCTTGGTTCACTGAGCACAGTGGGCAAAAAGTTGACGGAGAAATACGGGACTATATCTTGGACTGTTTGTGCATCTCACTGCATAGGCCTCATCTTGGAGAAGATAGGATTGCTGGATCCTTGGAGAGGTGTACTTGATAAGGCAAAGGATATTACAAAGTTCATTTACACCCATGAGACAGTTTTGAAGCTTATGAAGAAACACACTTCTGGGGTGGAGCTAGTCAGTTCTAGGAGGATCAGGTCGCTGATGCCATTTCTAATACTGGAGAGAATCGGGTCTCAAAAGAATAATTTGAAGATCATGTTTAGTTCGTTAGAATGGAAGAGCTCAGCCCTAGCTTCAACAGCTGATGGAACGCATGTGACTGATTTAGTCACTGGAGTGTCGTCTTTCTGGACTGAAGCCCAGATGCTTTTGAAGGGAAGTCTTCCACTCATACGTGCTCTGCATCTAATTAGTGGAGGAGACAGTAAACCCCAGTTGGGATACATATATGAAACAATGGACCAAGTAAAAGAGACGATTAAAGAGGAGTATGGAGACGAGAAAACTAAATATCAGCCTTTCTGGACAGCAATTGATGGGATCTGGAATAACCAACTCCATAACCCTATCCATTCTGCTGCCTGCATTTTAAACCCGAGTCTCCTTTACTCATCTGAGGACGTCGACGAAGATAATGAGATTAAGGATGGGCTTTCTCGCTGCATTGAGGGAATGGTAAAGGATAATCGTGCTCGATATTTAATATTGTTACAGTTGGATGACTATTTAGTGGCTAAGGGTGCTTTTGGCGAGGCGGTTGCTACTGATCAAAGAACAAAGCTTTCTCCAG TGAAGTGGTGGTCCTTGTATGGAGGTCAATGCCCTGAATTGCAAAGTTTTGCTATGCGAATTTTGAGTCAGACGTGTACTGGTGCCTCAAGATATGGTCTGAAGAGGAGTCTATCTGAGCAACTACATATGAATGGAAGGAACCCTGTAGAGCAGAAACAGTTGACTGATCTTACATTTGTTCATCATAATCTCCGGTTGCAAAATGCTGTATCTATTTCAATCACCGATTACAGAGATATATTTCTTGAAGAGATGGATCCATTGGATGAATGGGTTGGCGGAGGAGATGTTGAAAGAGTAAGCAGCTTAGCTAAATGGTGA
- the LOC113278247 gene encoding uncharacterized protein LOC113278247 isoform X2, whose translation MANPAVVTHDVHYTVVDIKKQRVSCNYCGKEIQGSSRLKEHLGGVPPDVLPCLEVPEDVKVQMKNDVMERRKAYANSKFLKSLQSHSLQKRKSSSNNPSNQKDNLQLSRTRKHCTTIVSGIRKKDEKAQSLISPEKLNAQNTGMIEKQDEDKSSRKIQRCIGRFFFENGIDFIAASSPTFQEMIHAFVGRGSALYKVPSCNDLKGWILQEELKASQEYVREVVHSWGSTGCSILLDGWMDGKGRNLINFLIDSPRGPIFMKSADVSDILGDVVAMITLLTGVIEEVGVQNVVQIVSYTTLGSLSTVGKKLTEKYGTISWTVCASHCIGLILEKIGLLDPWRGVLDKAKDITKFIYTHETVLKLMKKHTSGVELVSSRRIRSLMPFLILERIGSQKNNLKIMFSSLEWKSSALASTADGTHVTDLVTGVSSFWTEAQMLLKGSLPLIRALHLISGGDSKPQLGYIYETMDQVKETIKEEYGDEKTKYQPFWTAIDGIWNNQLHNPIHSAACILNPSLLYSSEDVDEDNEIKDGLSRCIEGMVKDNRARYLILLQLDDYLVAKGAFGEAVATDQRTKLSPDI comes from the exons ATGGCTAACCCGGCAGTGGTTACACACGACGTTCACTATACAGTTGTGGATATAAAAAAACAGCGAGTTAGCTGCAATTATTGTGGAAAGGAGATACAAGGTTCTTCTCGTCTTAAGGAACACTTGGGAGGAGTACCTCCTGATGTATTACCTTGTCTCGAAGTTCCAGAGGATGTGAAGGTACAAATGAAAAATGACGTAATGGAAAGAAGGAAAGCATATGCTAACAGCAAATTTCTTAAATCGCTCCAGTCGCATTCTCTACAGAAGAGGAAGTCCAGCTCCAACAACCCCAGTAACCAAAAAGACAACCTACAATTGTCAAGGACCAGAAAGCACTGCACTACAATTGTGTCTGGAATAAGAAAGAAAGATGAGAAGGCACAGAGTTTGATTTCCCCCGAAAAGTTGAATGCACAGAACACAGggatgattgaaaaacaagatgAAGATAAGTCATCCAGGAAAATCCAAAGGTGTATAGGCAGATTCTTTTTTGAAAATGGTATAGACTTTATTGCTGCAAGCTCGCCAACTTTCCAGGAAATGATACATGCTTTTGTTGGACGTGGATCAGCGTTGTATAAGGTGCCTAGTTGTAATGATCTCAAGGGGTGGATTCTGCAGGAAGAACTGAAGGCATCACAAGAGTATGTGCGAGAAGTTGTGCACTCATGGGGAAGCACTGGATGTAGTATATTGCTGGATGGGTGGATGGATGGGAAAGGGAGAAATTTGATTAATTTTCTGATTGATAGCCCACGGGGTCCCATATTTATGAAATCTGCTGATGTGTCAGATATTTTAGGAGATGTGGTTGCCATGATCACATTGTTAACTGGTGTTATTGAGGAGGTTGGGGTGCAGAATGTTGTTCAGATTGTTTCATATACTACTCTTGGTTCACTGAGCACAGTGGGCAAAAAGTTGACGGAGAAATACGGGACTATATCTTGGACTGTTTGTGCATCTCACTGCATAGGCCTCATCTTGGAGAAGATAGGATTGCTGGATCCTTGGAGAGGTGTACTTGATAAGGCAAAGGATATTACAAAGTTCATTTACACCCATGAGACAGTTTTGAAGCTTATGAAGAAACACACTTCTGGGGTGGAGCTAGTCAGTTCTAGGAGGATCAGGTCGCTGATGCCATTTCTAATACTGGAGAGAATCGGGTCTCAAAAGAATAATTTGAAGATCATGTTTAGTTCGTTAGAATGGAAGAGCTCAGCCCTAGCTTCAACAGCTGATGGAACGCATGTGACTGATTTAGTCACTGGAGTGTCGTCTTTCTGGACTGAAGCCCAGATGCTTTTGAAGGGAAGTCTTCCACTCATACGTGCTCTGCATCTAATTAGTGGAGGAGACAGTAAACCCCAGTTGGGATACATATATGAAACAATGGACCAAGTAAAAGAGACGATTAAAGAGGAGTATGGAGACGAGAAAACTAAATATCAGCCTTTCTGGACAGCAATTGATGGGATCTGGAATAACCAACTCCATAACCCTATCCATTCTGCTGCCTGCATTTTAAACCCGAGTCTCCTTTACTCATCTGAGGACGTCGACGAAGATAATGAGATTAAGGATGGGCTTTCTCGCTGCATTGAGGGAATGGTAAAGGATAATCGTGCTCGATATTTAATATTGTTACAGTTGGATGACTATTTAGTGGCTAAGGGTGCTTTTGGCGAGGCGGTTGCTACTGATCAAAGAACAAAGCTTTCTCCAG ATATTTGA